The genomic interval GGCGGAGGTGCGGCTCGCTCGCGGCTGTTGCTCTTTGGCGGCGAGCCCATGGACGGACCGCGTCACATCTGGTGGAACTTCGTCTCGAGCTCGAAGGAGCGGATTGAGCAGGCCAAGGAGGACTGGAAGGCCGGCCGCATGGGACAAGTCCCAGGTGAGACGGAGTTCATTCCGCTGCCGGAGGCCGAGCCGAACGTGCCGCGTTATCCCTGAGAGGCGCCGGCGGTGATTGTCGCGGACAGGGTCCTCGCGCTCGCCCCTGAGCGCGTCCAGCCCCGCTTCCACTCGAGCGTGCCTTCTCCTGGCTTCGCTGACGTCACCGTGTGTCATTCGAGATGACGCAAGGCCATGAACCGTGACACTTTGCGACATCCATCGCGCATCGTGGCTGTGTTCTTCTTGAATTTCTTGTGTGTTATTCCTTGCGTGCCGTGAAGGCTGGACCTGGTCCCTGGAGGCACCCATGCACGCAAGGAAGCTCGTGGGCGGTGTGATGAGCTGGCCTCCGGGTGAATGAAAACGGCCCGCCCGGAGGTGCTTCCGGAGCGGGCCGTTGTCATGTCGGAGCCGGCGGTAGAGCGCCGGTCAGGCGGTGGCCGAGCGCACGGCCTCGATGAGGGCGCCCGAGTCGACGAGCTGGCTGACGGCCTCGATGTCCTTGTGCAGCTCGCGGTCGCGGTCCATGTGCGGCACCTTCGAGCGGATGAGCTCGTACGCGGCCAGCGCGCCCTTGCCCGGCTTCACCGGCAGGCGGAAGTCCAGGGCCTGCGCCGCCACCAGCATCTCGATGGCCAGGCACGAGCGGGTGAAGTCACTCACCTGCCGGCCCTTGAGCGCCGCCGTCATGCCCATGGACACGTGGTCCTCGCGGCCCGCGGACGACGGAATCGAGTCCACCGAGGCGGGGTGGCTGAGCACGCGCGACTCGGCCACCAGCGCCGCGCTGGTCACCTGCGCGATCATGAAGCCCGAGTTCAACCCCGAGTTCTTCGCCAGGAACGCGGGCAGGCCCGACAGCGCCGGGTTCACCAACTGCTCCACGCGCCGCTCGCTGATGGAGGACAGCTGGGTGAGCGCCATGGCCACCACGTCCATCGCCAGCGAGATGGGCTGGCCGTGGAAGTTGCCGCCGGAGACGATGCGCTCCGTCTCCGTGAAGACGAGCGGGTTGTCCGTGGCGCTGTTGACCTCCACCTCGAGGATGCGCCGGGCGAAGGCCAGGCCCTCGCGCGCCGCGCCATGCACCTGGGGCATGCAGCGCAGCGAGTACGGGTCCTGCACCTTGCTGCAGTTGACGTGGGTCTCCACCAGTTCGCTGTTCTTCAGGATGCGACGCAGGTGCGCCGCGCAATCCTTCTGGCCGGGGTGGGCGCGGACGTCGTGAATCTCGGGGATGAAAGGCTTGTGGCTGCCGAGCAGACCTTCCAGCGTCATCGCGCCGGCGACGTCGGCGAGCGACGCGAGGGACTCCGCGCGGAGCTGGAGGAGGGTGCCCACCGCGCACATGGCCTGGGTGCCGTTGACCAGCGCCAGGCCCTCCTTGGCCTCGAGGATGACGGGCTGCAGACCCGCGCGCTCCAGCGCCTGACGCGCGGGGAGCCGCTGACCCTGGTGGAAGGCCTCGCCCTCGCCGATGAAGACCAGCGCCAGGTGGGCCAGGGGCGCCAGGTCACCGGACGCACCCACGCTGCCGCGCTCGGGGACGACGGGGACCACGTCCCGGTTGAGCATGTCCAGCGCCAGGGCGAGCGTCTCGGGCCGGATGCCGGAGTAGCCCTTGGCCAGCACGTTGCAGCGAAGCAGCAGCAACGCGCGGGCTTCGCCGAGCGGCAGGGGCGTGCCGACACCGCAAGCGTGAGAGAGGATGAGGTTGCGTTGCAGGTCCCGGAGGTCCTTCTTGTCGATGCGCACTTCGGCCAGGGTGCCGAATCCGGTGTTGATGCCGTAGGACGGGGTGTCTCCCGCGGCGACCCGGTCCACGAGGGCACGAGAGGCACGAACGCGGGCGGCGGCCTCGGGGGCCAGCTCCACGGTGACCTCGTTTCGGGCGACCTGGAGGATCTGCTCCAGCGACAGGGTGTCACCGTCAATCAAGATGCGAGGGCGCGACATTGGGGCTCCAAGAGTTGGCGGGGTCAAAGGTCAGCGGCAGCGGGGCTTTACACCCGGGAGCGGTGCTCGTATAGCTCCGCGCGATTGACGCAGGGAGGTCATGGAGCCCGTGGCACTCATCGTCCAGAAGTACGGTGGTACCTCCGTGGGTGACACCGAGCGGATGAAGAACGTCGCTCGCCGGTGTCTGGCTGCTCAGCGTGCGGGGCACGACGTCGTCGTCGTGGTCTCCGCCATGTCCGGGGAGACGAACCGGCTGCTCAAACTCGTGGCGCAGATAACCGACCGGCCAGACGAGCGGGAGCAGGACGTGGTGGTGGCCACCGGTGAGCAGGTGTCCATCGGTCTGGTGGCGATGGCCATCCAGGCGCAGGGTGGCAAGGCGACGAGCTTCCTGGGGCACCAGGTGCGCATCGTCACCGACAGCACCTTCTCCAAGGCGCGCATCAAGAGCATCGACGCGCAGCCCATCCGCTCGGCGCTGAGCAAGGGACACATCGTCGTGGTGGCGGGGTTCCAGGGCGTGGACGAGGAGGGGAGCGTCACGACGCTGGGGCGTGGAGGTTCGGACACGACGGCGGTGGCGGTGGCCGCGGCGCTCCAGGCGGATGCGTGTGAGATCTACACGGACGTGGACGGGGTCTACACCACGGACCCGAACATGGTTCCCGCCGCGCGCAAGCTGGAGCGCATCGCCTATGAGGAGATGTTGGAGCTGGCGAGCGTGGGCGCGAAGGTGTTGCAGATTCGCTCTGTCGAGTTCGCCATGAAGTACAAGGTGCCGCTCTGGGTGAAGTCGTCGTTCTCCCAGGACCCTGGCACCCTCGTCTGTGAGGAGGACAAGTCCATGGAGGACGTGCTGGTCCGCGGCGTGGCGTATGACCGGAACGAGGCGAAGATCACCGTGAGCGGGGTGCCGGATGTGCCGGGCATCGCGGCGAAGATCTTCGGGCCGCTCGATGAGAAGCACATCGTGGTGGACCTCATCGTCCAGAACCCGTCGCGGGACGGGCGGACGGACCTGACCTTCACGGTGGGCAAGTCGGACTTCGCCAAGGCGCAGGAGGTGGTGCGCAAGGCCGCGGCGGAGATCCAGGCGCTGGGCATCGAGACGGACGACAACATCGCCAAGGTCTCCATCGTCGGCGTGGGCATGCGCAACCACTCGGGTGTGGCGGCCAGGATGTTCGCGGCGCTGTCGGCCGAGGGCATCAACATCCAGATGATTTCGACGTCGGAGATCAAGGTCTCGTGTGTCGTCCACTCCAAGTACACGGAGCTGGCGGTGCGCGCGCTGCACACGGCGTTCGGGTTGGATCAGCCGCTGCCTCCGGAGGGTGTGGTGGCGGTGTCGGAGACGGCGGCGCTCAAGGGCGAGAAGGTCTGATCTGGTGACGGGGCGTACCGCGGCGCTCGCGGTTGTGGCGTTGGGGGTGATGGGGTTGGGGGCGGTGGCCCGCTGGCGCTGGCCGGATTCCGCGTCAGCGCTGGATTGTCCTCGCGAGGTGGTGAGGCTGCGTCCGGATGGGGTGGCGACGTGTGGGGAGGGCGCGCGGCCGACGGGGGCCCAGGCGCTGGCGTTGGGGCGGCGGTTGGACCTCAACGCGGCCACGGCGGAGGAGTTGGCGTTGTTGCCTGGGGTAGGGGCTTCGCTTGCGAGGAGTCTGGTGGAGGCTCGCGAGGTGGCGGGTGGATTTGGGAGTTGGGACGCGGTGGACGAGGTGCCTGGAGTGGGGGCCGCCCGCCTGAAGACCCTCCAGTCGGCCACGGTGTTGGGGGCGGCGCCCGATACGGGGGCGGTGTGGTAAGCACGCGGCGTGCAGATCGCCTGCCCTCAGTGCTCGATGGAGTACGCCCTCGATGCCCGGCTGCTGCCGCCGAGCGGGGCGTCGATGCAGTGCACACGCTGTAATCATGTGTTCAGGGTGGTGCCTCCGACGGAGGCTCCGAGCCCGGTGCGGGATGAAGGCGCGGGTGCACGCCTGCCGAGCGGGTCGTGGGCATCCACACCCGCGTCGATGAAGACGCAGATCTTCGGCTCTGGCCAGGCTCCGAGCGGGCAGGGCGCGGTGGCTTCGAACACGACACAGACGTTCGGCGCGGTGGGCTCGTCGGCGCAGGGCGTTCCGAACACGACGCAGACGTTCGGAGCAGTGGGCGCAACGAGTCAGGGCGTTCCGAACACGACGCAGACGTTCGGGGCCGTCGGCACGGGCGCGGCAGCGCAGGCCGTTCCGAATAGGACGCAGACCTTTGGCGCCGTGTCGAGCGGAGCGGGCGGACACTCGCCCGTATCCAGCGTGACGCAGACCTTTGGTGCGGTGGGTGCAACGGCGCAGGGTGTTTCGAATACGACGCAGGTCTTCGGGGCCGTGACGCCCGCGCAGTCCTCGCCACTTTCGGTGGCCCCTGTCACCTCGGGCCCTTCGGAGCCAGCTCCATCGAGGGGACTCGCGAGCAGTTCGCCCGTGTTCCCTGGGAACGCACCGGCACCTATCGGGCGGACCATGACGTTCGGGGCAGTGGCGACAGCCGCCCACGATGCAGGCGTCGTCCCTTCACTCCCGGGCGAAGCTCCCCCGCGCGCGGAGCTCGATGCACCGGCGGGAGCATCTCGGGTGACCCAGGTTTTCGGCGCCACCCCTGAACCCGCCACCGCGGTCGTCCAGCGTAAGACGTCGCTCTACGGTGCCGCATCGGGCGCGGAGCAGAGCCCCCCAGGAATGCTGCGGCCCGCGGAGGACCCACCCGCTGGAAGCGCCTTCGGCGCTGGAGCCGTGGTCCCCAAGGTGAGCGGCGACCCGAACCAACCCGCCTACCTCCGCGGCCCCGTGGCCCTTCCTCCTGAGCTTCTCGCCGCGATGCGGGACGACGTCGGAGGCGTCCCGAACGCACGGCCGCCGAGCGGTGCATCGCGGTTCGGATGGGGACTGCTCATCATCGGTGGAGTCTTCCTCGCCGGAGTCCTCGCTTATCCGGCCTGGAGAGATCGCAACGCCGACATGCCGGCCGCCGCGGTCACCGCCAAGGACGAAGCAGCCGCGCTCCTGCGAAGAGACGATGAGGGCACTCGCGCCACCGCCATCGAGAGCCTCAAGCGCCTTATCGCCTCTCATCCGAAGTACGTCGAAGCCCGTGCCGAGCTCCTGGTGGCACTGTGTCTGCGGTTGGGTGAACTCCAGGCCGAATCCGAAGGCCTGCGCCTTCGAGCCGAGCAGATCCAACGAGAGATGGGAGTCCTTCCCCCGGACTCCCTCGAACTCGTCGCGCGTGGCGAAGAACTCACCGAAGTGAGTCGCCTCGGTGTCCCCTTGAAGGCCGACGTCACCCGGCTGCGAGACGAAGTGGACGCCCTGGCCTCGACGCTCGAACCGGCCCCGGAAGTCGAGCCCGCTCCCGCCCTGGCGGCCCGGGTGAAGGCGCGAGCTCTTCACGCGGCCGTGCGGGCGTCTCCCGACGCGCTGGCCCTGGCCGAGCGTCTGCGCAACGTCGAGAGCGCGCCCAAGGTCTGGAGCACCCTCGCCCGAGCCGAATTCGTGCTCAGCTCTGGCTCCCCACCTTCATCCGTCGAGCAATCCAAGCAGGACCTGGAGGCGCTCCGAGATGCGGACGGGACGCTGCTTCGAGCCCACGTCCTGGGAGCCCGGATGGCCCTGCGTCAGGACGACAAGGCGTCGGCGCGTTCACTGCTGGACGTCGTCCAGGCGCTCAATCCCAGTCATGACGTGGCGCGCAAGCTGCTCAAGCAGCTCGACGCCAGCGGCTCCAGACCCTGAAGAAGCGCACGGCCGAGGCTGGAGAAATTCCAGTCTTGTCGCCGGATGAGCACGCGAGGCCCTGATTCACGGGCGGAGCGCGGGGCATGCCTCTTGCTATCCCCCGGGTGGATTCGGGGACTGGGTTTGGGAGGCAAGGTCGATGGCGGAAGTCTTCTTCTGGTGTGCCGCATTGCTGCTGGCGCACACATACTTTCTGTACCCGTTGAGCCTCTTCGTGCTGGATGGAGTGGCTCAGGTGGCGCAGAACATCCGGGCGATGCGGGGCGGTGACGCGAGTGAGGGCCTCACGGCGGGCCGGGTGCCGGCGCCTTCGGTGAGCCTGGTCGTAGCCGCCTACAACGAGGCGTCGTGCATCGAGCAGAAGCTGGAGAACAGCCTCGCGTTCGACTACCCCGCCGAGCGCTTCGAGGTGTTGATCGGCTCGGACGGCTCGACGGATGGGACGAACGAGAAGGTGCTGCGGTGCAAGGACGAGCGGGTCCGTCTGTCGCCAGCGCCGCGCGCGGGCAAGACGACGGTGCTCAATCGCTGCATTCCCGCGGCTCGAGGCGACATCGTGGTGCTCTCGGACGCAAACACGATGATTGAGCCGGATGCCGTCCGGAAGCTCGTGAGTCACTTCGACAACCCGGAGGTGGGGGCTGTCTGCGGAAAGCTGCGGCTCTTCAACCCGACGAAGAAGGACTACGAGGAGAGCGCGTACTGGAGCTACGAATCCCTCATCAAGATGTACGAGGGGCGTCGAGGCGCCGTGGTGGGAGCCAACGGAGGGCTGTATGCCATTCGCCGCACGCTCTTCACCCAACTGCCGCCATCCACCATCGTGGATGACTTCGTCATCCCGCTGCGCATCCTGGAGAAGGGCTACAAGGTCGTCTACGAAGAGGGCGCGGTGGCCCACGAGGAGACGACGGAGGACTACGGCAAGGAGTTTGGCCGCCGCGCGAGAATCGCCGCGGGCAACTTCCAGAGCCTTCGCATGGTGCCGGGGCTCCTGCTCCCCACCGCGGGCTTCCCGGCGTTCGCGTTCTGGTCCCACAAGCTCCTGCGCTGGTTCGCGCCGGCGTTGATGGGGACCGCGCTCGTCGCGAACCTGTTCCTGCTCGACAGCGTGTTCTACCGCTTCACCTTGCTGGCGCAGGGGCTGTTCTACGCGCTGGCGTACCTGGGGAAGGTCGGCGCGTTGAAGCGGGGCACGGCGAAGCGGGTGGCCTCGGTGGCGTACTACTTCGTCACCATGAACCTGGCCATCGTGGTGGGGTTCTGGCGCTTCCTGCGTAACTCGCAGCGCGCCGCCTGGGACCGCACCGCGCGCGCCTCCTGACGCGGGACTACCGCAAGGCCGCCACCGGGACGGGGGCGGGCTTCTTCGTCGCGGGGGACGCGGGCAGCACGCTTCCGAAGGAGGCGAAGAGCTGCCCGGTGAGGACGGGGGCCCGGTTGGGGCCCGAGTGGCGGAGCATGTCGTTGAGGACTTCGCCCGTCTTCGGGTCTCGGGGCAGGTGAGGGCGGTCGAGGTTCATGCGGTAGCGCACGACGCCCCGGTTCACCCGGTGGATGACCGTGACGGTGCCCTTGTCATCCACGTCCTCGACGATGCCGACGTGGGTGAGCCCGTCGTTGCGGCGGCCGTCGCGGTTCTGGTCATACGTCTCGCGGAAGAAGACCAGGTCTCCGGGCACCGGGCGGCCGTCCTCGTACACGCGGCCGTGAGCCCGGGCGTAGCGGTAGAGCGCGGTGACGCCGTTGTCGCCCGGCTTGAGGGTCCCCCGGAAGGACAGTCCCGCCTGCGCATAGACACCCTCGATGAGGCCGGTGCAGTCGGCCGGGTACTTGCGCCCATCGAAGATGACCTGGGGCTTGCCCACCACGGAGCGCGCCGCCGAGAGCACCGTCGCTCGGGCCTGGGGAGAGGGGGCGGGGCGCGTGCTCGTGGCCACGGTGACGGGCTTGCCCTTCGGCGGCTTCGACGTCGTGGCTCGCGCGGGTGTGCGACGGGCCGGGGCGGCCTTGGGCTCGGATGAAGACGCCACCGAACTGGACAGCGACTCGCGGGGAAACGCGGGCGGGGACGCGGACCGGTAGCGCAGGGCATATGAATCCAGCCACGGCTCCAGGCGGTTGGATGGGGTGGCGCATCCGGTCGCCATCATCGCGAGCCATCCCATCAGCGTGAGCCACCGCATGCGCGACCTCCCTGTAGCGTCCTGAGGCACCCATGCTCCCCCCGCACGACTGTGTCGTCAAAAAACCTACCCAGGCAACCGGCCATGGCGGCTCGGGTTTCCGGGTGCGCTCGGGTGCGGTATTGCTCCAGGGGAATGGTCTCCCTCCGCCGCGCCCTCGTGGTCCTCGTGTTGTCCGCTGGCTGCATGCCGTCCCCGTATGACCGCGCCGCGAGGACGGACACCGTGGATGCCTATCGCGCCTTCATCCGGGATTACCCCACGCACCCGGACACCGACGCCGCCGAGGCGAGGATGGAGGAGCTGGAGTTCGAGGAGGCGAAGCGCCTGCACACGGTGCTCGCCTACAAGCGTTTCCTGGGCGCGTACCCGGACGCGCCGCACTCGCGCACGGCGAGGACGCTGTTGGAGGGGTTGCGCTTCAACGCCGCGAAGGAGGCCGCGACGGTGGCCGCCTGGCGCCAGTTCCTCCAGGAGCACCCGGACGGCGTGCAGCGCGACGAGGCGAAGCGGCTGATGGCCGAGGTGGAGTCGCGCGAGCTCGCCACGACGCAGGACCCTCGGCGCCTGGCGGAGTACCTGCGTGAGAAGCCGGACGACCCGCGGCGCCTGGAAGTGGAGTCCCGGCTGGACGCGCAGGCGTTCGAGCAGGCGAAGGGCGCGGGGGCGACGAAGCTGTTCGCCTACCTCAAGGACTTCCCGGCCGGCACGCATCGCGAAGAGGCGCGCGTGCTGCTGCTGGAACTCGAGGTGGAAGGGCTCCTCGTCTCGGGTCTGGTGGATGAGGCGGAGGCGCGGGTGAAGGCGCATCCGCTGGGCAGCAAGCTCACCGCGTTCCCCGAGCGCCTCGCCCGGGCCCGCGCCGAACGGGCCGCGCTCAGCCACCCCGAGCCCATCGCCCGGGCCGCGTATGTGGGGCACTACCTCCGAGACCTCGACGACCTGAAGCGCGCGCTGGTGGCTCCGGATGCGCTGGACCGCTGGCAGGCCGCCGAGGAGCTGGGGCAACACGTCTCCGTGCGTGCGTTGGATCCGCTGCTGGATACGTTGCGCGCGGCTCGCAACCCGTTGATCCGCCAGAACGCGCTGGAGTCGCTGCGCACGGTGCTGGCCGCGCTGCCGAAGCCGGTGGCGGAGTACGAGGTCGCCTCCCGCCTGGACGCCCTGCGCGAGAAGGCCAGCAGCGCGGAGATGTACCTCACGGTGGCGGTGCTCCTGGACCTCTCGGGTCAGCTCCCCCAGGCGTCCACGGAGTACCAGCGGGCCTTCGACGCCGGTGTGCCGGACCCGGTGGTGCTGCGCCGGTGGGTGGACATCCGCGAGGGGCGCAAGCAGCCCTTCTCGGCCGCGGTGGCGGCGCGCCAGCTCGCGGTGTGGGCGCTGGGCGTCGCGCGCGAGGAGACGGTGTCGCCCGAGGGAAAGGTGCCCCTGGCCTCGGCCCGGCAGCTCTGCGCGGCGGCGGTCAACGCGCGCTTCGCCGCGGCGGCCATCGCCCGGGCCCGCGCGGTCTCCACCGAGTTCCCCGAGGACCTGGCGGAGTTCGAGCGCCGGGCCGAGGAGGCTCGGCGGCTGGCGGAGGCCCGGCTGGCGGACGCGGAGCTGATCCTCCGCGAGCAGACGCCGGGCGTGCGCACGTGCTCGGACCGGGGTGTCGCCGAGCGGCTGGAGGGTGGGGTGAAGGAGCGCACCCAGGCCCTGGCCACGGTGGGCGCGAAGCTGCCGCAGGTGGGCCGGGTCCTGCTGGAGCTGGCCCGGGAGCGAGACCCCTCGCCCCAGGTTCGCGAGGCGGCGTCGGCGAGGCTGACCGCGCTCAAGCCGGTGCCTTAGAGTCCCCGGCCCCATGCCCACCTCGCCCACGCTCGCTCCGGCGAGCTCCTCGCCGCGCATCGACTACGCCGGGCAACTCAACGAGGAGCAGTTGGCGGCGGTGGAGGCGGGGGCAGGGCCGGTGATGGTCATCGCCGGAGCGGGCTCCGGCAAGACACGCACGCTCACCTTCCGGGTGGCGCGCATGCTGGAGCGGGGAGTTGCTCCCGAGCACCTGCTCCTGTTGACCTTCACCAACAAGGCGGCCCGGGAGATGTCCCGGCGCGTGAGGGAGCTGGTCGGCTCCTTCGTGGACGTGGGGCGCATCCTCGGCGGGACGTTCCACCACGCCGCGCACACGTTGCTGCGTCAGCACGCGAGCGCGCTGGGATATTCAGAGCGCTTCACCGTCCTGGACCGGGAGGATGCCCGGGACTTGATGGTGACGTGCCTGGCCGAGCGAAAGCTCAAGAGCGACAAGCGCCTGCCCCGGCCGGACCTGGTGCTGGAGCTCGTCTCCCTGGCGACGAACCTCCAGCAGCCCGTCTCGGAGGTCCTCGTCGACCGCCGCTCCGAGTTCCTGCCCGTGGCCCCGGAGGTGTTCGCCACGGCGGCGCGCTACCGGCAGCGCAAGACGCAGCTGCACCTGATGGACTTCGACGACCTGCTGCTCAACCTGAAGCGGCTGCTCGTCGAACAGCCCTCGGTGCGAGCCCAGCTCGCCGAGCGCTTCCACACCGTCCTCGTGGACGAGTACCAGGACACCAACAAGCTCCAGGGGGAGCTGGTGGACTTGCTCGCGGGGGAGCGCGGCGACCTGACTGTGGTGGGCGACGACTGTCAGTCCATCTACAGCTTCCGGGGCGCGCACTTCTCCAACATCATCGACTTCCCCGCGCGGCACCCGGGCTGCGCCGTCTTCACGCTCACGCGCAACTACCGTTCGACTCCGGAGGTCCTCCACCTCGCCAACGCGGTCATCGCCCGGAACGAGCGGCAGTTCCCCAAGGTGCTCATGGCCCAGCGCTCCCCGGGCCCCCGTCCCGTGGTCGTCCCGGCGCTGGACGCGGCGGATCAGGCGGCGTGGGTGGCGGGGCGCATCGCGGAGCTGCGCGAGGGCGGCCTCCCCTTGGAGTCGACGGCGGTCCTCTACCGCGCGCACAACCACTCGCTCGAGCTCCAACTGGAGCTGACCCGCCGGGGCATCCCGTTCCGGGTCCGCTCCGGCGTTCGCTTCTTCGAGCAGCCGCATGTCAAGGATGTGTTGGCCCACCTGCGACTGGTGAACAACGCCGGCGACGAGCTCGCCTTCAAGCGCGTGGTGCGCGCGGTGCCTGGGGTGGGACCCACGACGGCGGAGCACCTGTGGACCTCCCTGCGCGCACTCCCAGACGGGCTCTCCCTGGCGGAGGGGCTGGCGCGCGACGAGGTCCAATCCCACCTGTCTCGCAAGTCCCGGCCCGCCTTCGAGCGCTTCGCGGGATTGATGGGGCGGATGGGACGTCCGGGGGCCCTGGCGGACCCAGGGGGGCTCATCGAGGACGTCCTGGCGGGAGGGTACGCGGAGGCGCTCGCGGCGGAGGACGCCGAGGGGGAGGACCGGGAGGAGGACCTGCGGCAATTGGCCGCGTTCGCCCGGCGGTTCGAGGACCTGCCCCGGTTCCTGTCGGAGCTCGCGCTGGTCGCGGAGTTCGCCGCGAAGGAGGCCCTGGGGGCCGATGCGGCCGGGGACGTCCTGACACTCTCCACCGTCCACCAGGCCAAGGGGCTGGAGTGGCGGGCCGTCTTCGTCCTCTGGCTGGTGGATGGGCGCTTCCCCATGTCCCAGGCCGCTCGTACGGCCGAGGAGGAGGAGGAAGAACGGCGGCTTTTCTACGTCGCCACCACCCGCGCTCGGGACTCGCTGGCGCTGGTGTACCCCCTGTCGGTCCTGCCTCGGGACGGGGAGCGGATCCTGCTGCGTCCGTCCCGGTTCCTGGAGGAACTCCCCGCTGGGGAGGGGGCGCCCTACGAGCGGCTCGTCCTGGCGTCCACCGAGGCGGTACGGGCCGGACCCTCCCTGGGGTCCGATGGCCCGGTGGCGCTCGTCTCCCCCGTGGAGGACTGACGCCGGACGCCCAGAAACGCGCGCACAACGGCGCGACGTGATACAGAGTGGGGGACGGGGGCGCGTGCCCTGTTGCCCGCGCCCGTGAACTTCATGGCGGACAGACCTCGCATCGTCGGGATTGACCTGGGCACCACCAACACGCTGGTGGCGTCCGTGCGCAACCGCATCCCGAAGATCGTCCCCACGGACCGCGGCAACCTCATCCTCCCCACCGTCGTGGCCCTGTCGGGCAAGGGCGACCTGCTGGTGGGTGGGGTGGCCAAGGACCAGATGATCACCAACCCCCGCAACACGCTCTGGGGGACCAAGCGGCTCATCGGTCGCAAGTACCACTCCAAGTCCGTGGATGACCTGCGCGGCTCGTTCCCCTACGACATCGTCGAGGGGCCCAACGGCGACGCCGCGGTGATGATGGGGGGCAAGCTCTACTCGCTGCCCCAGGTCTCCGGCTTCGTGCTGGCCCAACTCAAGACCATCGCCGAGCAGTTCCTGGGCGGCCCCATCGACGCGGCCGTCATCTCCGTCCCGGCCTACTACAACGACAACCAGCGCCAGGCGGTGAAGGAGGCGGGCCGGCTGGCCGGCTTCGACGTCAAGCGCATCGTCAACGAGCCCACCGCGGCGGCGCTCGCGTATGGGTTCAACCGGGGACTGGACCAGAAGATCCTCGTCTATGACCTGGGCGGCGGCACCTTCGACGTCTCCGTGCTCCACCTGGCCGGCAATGTCTTCGAGGTGCTGGCCACCGGCGGCGACACCTTCCTGGGCGGCGCGGACTTCGACAACCGCATCATCGAGTACGTCCTGGAGCGCTTCCGAGAGGAGACCAAGGTCGACATCTCGGAGAACCCCATCGCGCTCCAGCGCATCAAGAACGCCGCCGAGGCGGCGAAGATCGACCTGACGTTGATCCCCAACGTCGTCATCGACCTGCCCTTCATCGACGAGCGCAAGGGCAAGCCGCTGGACCTGCGGATTCCCCTGACGCGCGAGTTCCTCAACAGCCTCACCGGCGACCTGGTGGACCGCACGTTCGAGATTTGTGATCGCGTGCTGGCGGAGAAGGGCATCTCCCGCTCGGACATCGACGAAATCATCCTGGTGGGCGGCCAGAGCCGCATGCCGCTGGTGCAGCAGAAGATCCAGGCCCACTTCGGCAAGCCGCCCCGCAAGGGCGTCCACCCCGACGAGTGCGTGGCCCTGGGCGCCGCGCTCCTGGGTGACTCGCTGGGCAG from Myxococcus stipitatus carries:
- a CDS encoding ATP-dependent helicase; the encoded protein is MPTSPTLAPASSSPRIDYAGQLNEEQLAAVEAGAGPVMVIAGAGSGKTRTLTFRVARMLERGVAPEHLLLLTFTNKAAREMSRRVRELVGSFVDVGRILGGTFHHAAHTLLRQHASALGYSERFTVLDREDARDLMVTCLAERKLKSDKRLPRPDLVLELVSLATNLQQPVSEVLVDRRSEFLPVAPEVFATAARYRQRKTQLHLMDFDDLLLNLKRLLVEQPSVRAQLAERFHTVLVDEYQDTNKLQGELVDLLAGERGDLTVVGDDCQSIYSFRGAHFSNIIDFPARHPGCAVFTLTRNYRSTPEVLHLANAVIARNERQFPKVLMAQRSPGPRPVVVPALDAADQAAWVAGRIAELREGGLPLESTAVLYRAHNHSLELQLELTRRGIPFRVRSGVRFFEQPHVKDVLAHLRLVNNAGDELAFKRVVRAVPGVGPTTAEHLWTSLRALPDGLSLAEGLARDEVQSHLSRKSRPAFERFAGLMGRMGRPGALADPGGLIEDVLAGGYAEALAAEDAEGEDREEDLRQLAAFARRFEDLPRFLSELALVAEFAAKEALGADAAGDVLTLSTVHQAKGLEWRAVFVLWLVDGRFPMSQAARTAEEEEEERRLFYVATTRARDSLALVYPLSVLPRDGERILLRPSRFLEELPAGEGAPYERLVLASTEAVRAGPSLGSDGPVALVSPVED
- a CDS encoding Hsp70 family protein, with protein sequence MADRPRIVGIDLGTTNTLVASVRNRIPKIVPTDRGNLILPTVVALSGKGDLLVGGVAKDQMITNPRNTLWGTKRLIGRKYHSKSVDDLRGSFPYDIVEGPNGDAAVMMGGKLYSLPQVSGFVLAQLKTIAEQFLGGPIDAAVISVPAYYNDNQRQAVKEAGRLAGFDVKRIVNEPTAAALAYGFNRGLDQKILVYDLGGGTFDVSVLHLAGNVFEVLATGGDTFLGGADFDNRIIEYVLERFREETKVDISENPIALQRIKNAAEAAKIDLTLIPNVVIDLPFIDERKGKPLDLRIPLTREFLNSLTGDLVDRTFEICDRVLAEKGISRSDIDEIILVGGQSRMPLVQQKIQAHFGKPPRKGVHPDECVALGAALLGDSLGSIDAVTLLDAVSMPIGYALPNGRVKRIIEKNSLIPMVKSFRLPPPKEPGSQFIELDIFQGDSDLMVDNEYLGTVRVSAAAAGRKIDFRLTEECLLQVAVEDASGMRKVDLATRDTPEQLKRALQEVSARNSQQVPSSNGASDDRGLFSSIKSIFRRG